One genomic window of Scatophagus argus isolate fScaArg1 chromosome 16, fScaArg1.pri, whole genome shotgun sequence includes the following:
- the LOC124073399 gene encoding RING finger protein 222: MAFHKEDSHEDARECPVCYECLSGTERTLCCGHMFCHDCLVKTLVSINSDGNIRDTIVCPICRHLTFIKKQKEALVSLAADKTSDETQTLEVPLPLPQGHPQSARRTSRGTLPRGANWIAHCFRDVSERVRRQRLISPSHNASQIFIISAEGRPMAEEDALSPVMTVVQPQRRRRRRICTTARCLVVLLSAFTVLALVAATLPWILLA; the protein is encoded by the coding sequence ATGGCATTTCACAAGGAAGACAGCCATGAGGACGCACGAGAGTGTCCAGTGTGTTATGAGTGTCTTTCGGGCACAGAGAGGACTCTATGCTGCGGACATATGTTCTGCCACGACTGTCTGGTCAAAACGCTCGTCAGCATTAACAGCGATGGAAACATCAGAGACACTATTGTTTGCCCCATCTGTCGACATCTTACTTTCATCAAGAAGCAAAAGGAAGCGCTGGTGTCGCTCGCGGCGGACAAAACCTCGGATGAAACGCAGACGCTCGAGGTGCCTCTCCCGCTGCCACAGGGACACCCCCAGAGCGCACGGCGCACCTCCAGGGGCACTTTACCGAGGGGAGCTAATTGGATTGCTCATTGCTTTAGGGACGTCTCCGAACGAGTCCGTCGACAGAGGCTGATCAGCCCCAGCCACAATGCGTCTCAGATCTTTATCATAAGCGCTGAAGGGCGACCCATGGCTGAGGAAGATGCGCTCAGCCCTGTGATGACTGTGGTTCAGCCCCAGCGCAGGCGACGGCGTAGGATTTGCACAACTGCCCGATGCCTGGTCGTTTTACTGTCAGCATTTACTGTACTCGCACTAGTGGCTGCAACTTTACCCTGGATT